The genomic region ttaagtcaaatttattaagaaatagcCACTTCTTTCCGCTAGAAACACTTGGAAGTATAATTTAGAGGTTATGTTTTATTGCACGTACTCCCCAAGCTTCCTTGTCCCCCACGTGGTCCTAATCATTACTTCTTTGCTTACGATTTTGGATTAACGCATTTGCTTTTCCTTTAGTTGCCTTTACGACAACCGTGCCAAAAAAtcataggtatttaaagtGCTTGAAACCACTTGCATTTTAGGAAAACtaaagtcttttcaaaatataaatgaaataaaatttatatgttgaaaagattatttatCTACTTTATTAACCCACAAGTTTTTCCACAGATTTCAACGGCGGAGGTCGCGGAGGCGGCGGCGGTAGAGGCGGAGGACGAGGCGGCGGCCGTGGAGGCGGACGGGGGGGATTTGGAGGAGGTAATAAAGATGTTTTCCAAGCAGGCATCCATTTGTTACAGTTCATTCACATGTCAATGGTTgtccttaatttttaatatgtgcgttattgttatatttatcatgAATACATAAGCAGTTTAAAGCTGATGcgtgtatattatattactacCACCGCTTTACCGCCGTGTGTATAAACGTGTTGCTAGTCGACCTTGTTccaaatatgaatttttaatttgtttttttttttttacttcactctgaatttaataaaatgacagTCCTCTCTGTGTCAAAATCCGCCAAAATActctaaatttattcattaccaGTAACAATAGCAATTTGTGTTtgaaattatcatattttattgttaaaaggCGGAGGCCGAGGAGGTTTCGGCGGCGGCCGAGGCGGAGCCGGCGGCGGCAAGTTTGAGAAGCGCGGGGGCGGAGGCCGGGGCTTCGGCGGACGCGGGGGCGGCGGTAAGTTGTACATCTCTACAATGTAATGTGTATAGTTGTTTTTCATGGTGTAATCTGTAACTTAGGGTTCTGTACGTACTTAAAGACAGAAAGAAAGCTAGAAAGtcatgtttatatccctttaaggacagagccaagagtcttaaaaagactaaaaggccatgtTTAACTGTATGACTCGgatcatatatgtattttggtACCTCAGCGGATTTAATTGTATGGCGTAACTTTAATGAGTTTACTACATTTATATGAACAGCTCTTTAGATTGGCCACtttcttccagtcaaaatttaaaatcatgattcttttataggtagctaataataatttttttgtaacctgaaagaaatatttttttaatcttaaaattcaaattcttcaTGATCTTTATAATATCTTACCTACATGTTGCGTACAGAACCCATGGTGATAGAAACCGACTCGCACATTACCGTTTTAATTTGACCTTCAAATGATGAGAACATGGTCCCTCTAATCTCGACCTATTCATGAAGACTATGATACCACATACCCACTACTGAATATACATGAAAATCTATCGATTTTGATCAAGTTGattgtttgtattataaattcagttattttttgtaaggtCGCGGCAGGGGAGGACCTCCAAAAAGGGGAGGTTTCAAGGGAGGAAAGCAAGTTATCATTGAACCACACAGGTTAgtgaaatctatactaatattataaagctgaagagtttgtttgtttgaacgcgctcatctcaggaactacgggttcgaatcaaaaattatttttatgttgacatacatacatacataaaatcacacctctttcccggaggggtattttgtgttgaatagaccatttattgaggaagcttcaggctatataacatcacgctgcaactattaagagcgaagaaataatggaaaatgtgaaaaaacagggaaaattattcgtccttcaatgatgccaaaaacaactattctacgcgaacgaagtcgagggcacagctagttatttataaaagttttttttgagtgaatcaaaattgttttcagtttatttgattgaaaaattattattcacatgatgttattaaaataactttcgtTCTTCTGAAAGCGAACAGCTTGAAGCCACTTTAATTTTACTGATAAATATCTTTGTATGCACAAATAACTAAACAATTTTCCATGAATTCTGTCTTGACCATAGTCTTATTTCGCAGGCACGCTGGTGTTTTTATAGCTAGGGGCAAAGAAGACGCATTGGTTACAAAGAATTTGGTGCCTGGTTCAGAAGTTTACGGTGAAAAGCGGATATCTGTTGaggtttgtttaatttattaatatttagaaaaatattaatagtagctgtaaatgaaaatttaaatattaaaagtgtTATTGACTTGTTGGTTTGGCTcaagtttttatacaaactCCTCGTTCACTTTCCTTTAATATTGTTAATCATGAACATGATGACTAGATATTAAGGTTTTCATTCAGTCAGATCAAAATTAAGGGAATTGGGTCTGTCCATATgacatttgtttatatttaatgttacAACAAACGTGACAACAgatcagaaaataaaaaaaattaacatataaaaaGAACATGAAAGAAGGATGTTCCACTTAGGACGGCGTAGACGAAGCCCAacatctcgaaaagactgggaTACCTCATTCaccttaatgatggaattattttttggaataagaaagttattttataaaaccttgagcataaaatgaattttaacattttaaatcgCCACTACAAAATGATGACAATATGGTCCCTCTAATCTGGACCTATCCATGAAGACCATAACCACATACCCACTTCTGATTGGCCAcagctaaaaaaaaaactttcgaAACCATAGACATAAACACCATTAACCATAGACAATATTTTCAGAACGAAGGCGAGAAAGTGGAGTACAGAGTATGGAATCCATTCCGGTCCAAATTGGCCGCCGCTATCATGGGCGGAGTGGACGCTATACACATGCCTCCCGGTTCCAGGGTCCTGTATTTGGGGGCTGCCAGCGGTACCACAGTTAGTCATGTTTCGGATATTGTTGGGCCGGTGAGTTTGACTTAATTACTAGCGAGTCACATATGTTATATAGGttaactaagcagatatacaaggagagtgtgtagggaaaggtcggagtgggaagacctagacgaacgtatcttgattaaattaaggacgtcctggtaaagggtcaggtcaaaagtacccgaaaccgccgagcttgcatgaagagagttgtgTGGGGATGAAAtaaaggaagtgtgcagagatcgtggcaagtggaaagaggtagtctctgcctacccctctgggaaagaggcgtgattttatgtatgtatgagtcaCATATGTATACCATTTTTTAAAGCCAGCCAAATTCAGGGTCTGTGTTTTATGACACAAGTCTTCAACAGCTTTCATTTTTAATCTCTTGCCACAGTGTATGTAATTCTAGAAGACTACCTCTGTGGCGttgcggtagtacgcttgtctgtgacaccagaggtcccgggtttcgaataccggtcagggcatgatgagaaaagaactttttctgattggcctgtatcttggatgtttatctatataattttttataataaaatatagtatcgttgagttagtatctcgtaacacaagtcctgaacttacttcgagactaacttgatctgtgtaatttgtcctgtatataaaaaaaatctgaacgtggcctatcagtcttttcaagactgttggctttgtctaccccgcatgggatatagacgtgactatatgcaactatttaatattaatacaaacatatgatGACAAAAAATGGGTGCTTATAAAACCGTGAAGCCCACACAAATTCACTACCTTTCCGTTCTGACAAACCCAAAATCCCACGACACATTGtattttcaatgaaaacatattaaaacttaataataatgtcaCACAGGAGGGTCTGGTGTACGCAGTGGAGTTCTCGCACAGATCCGGACGAGATCTGATAAATGTTGCCAAGAAAAGGACAAATATTATACCGATTATTGAAGATGCAAGGCATCCATTGAAATACAGGTGAGTTTTTACCAGTGACTTTGtctagaaataattttttttaagactttacctacatataaatttattactccTGGCTGTTCAAAGTTTCGAAAGACTTTGTAGATATTGTGTCAAGAAGAGACAGAAATTTTAAGAACACTAATTTCcgtgtttttaatattagtttgaattaCTGGGGTTTAAATCGAAAAGTTGGGACCAGGGCAGTTGTTCaatttgaaatgactgaatatttgaaaattggtTATAGGAGAAAAACACTACAGATTTGTATTAATTGTTATGGATAAAGAATTTTTAGTCAAGGAGGTCATACAGTAAGGTTTACCTGcataggttgcggaggtcagatggtagtcgctttgtgtaaaagcctaactcacccaatccaaggtctatggcataccccgggctcctctccagagtcgAGGAGTTCAGACAATAGTCATTTATTTACCTGACTTTCCACTTCTCAATTGCGGGCACAACACTAAAAGCACAATCAATTATGAGCTCTTACAGATGTGGATTCTAATGATGAAGAACCTATGAACTAAATTATACATGTCGAAATACAATTTGAACTCTCTCTCTGAATTCCACACACAATTTGCATCACATTCTCTATACAAACCAAGCttaatatatacacatataattaCAGAATGCTAGTCGGCATGGTAGATACAATTTTCGCTGATGTAGCCCAACCGGACCAAGCGAGAATCGTGAGTTTGAACGCTCAACATTTTTTGAAGAACGGCGGACATTTTGTGATATCAATTAAGGTGAgattttttctaaatacatttttatctcTCATATAGGGGTTAAACATACAATACAACAGATTAAaaatgggttaggttcccttgTAGAGATTCAGTCAATcagttttgtgtaaaaaccggatttacccaattcaggatcttGGTTAAAGgaataccccgggctcctctttaGAGTGTGATCACTGTGTGAGCTCTCTCACTCAGAGCGCCAGGAAGAATAAGAAGACAATAGTCACGAGATTCAAAAGTCATTTTTCGCTGAATgccttaattatttaaattatattgtgaagttgacgttgttgaagaaaatgctgcagtgcagttggttaccgcttcttctgcactgacgccttggaagcggcagtaaacttagtttttaagtaatttatttgacgtcaaccaatgttaaaccatacgacaattattaagcgatatatagtatcctataataatgaataaaaattttgaatttgaatttgaatttttgaaaattcttgtattgacagtttgctagctcCAATGCCAAAGTTTACAAGCAtatccttgattgacttttacgatCTGCGCGAGAAGGGAAGCAGCTCGCGACAAGAATCGCAATCTTATAAGTAGCATACCTTATCTATCCTATAAACGTACCCTTCAAAATGGGGTCAATTTCTCCtatgatgaagaaaaaaagctAAATTTTTCATGTTGAAAT from Amyelois transitella isolate CPQ chromosome 27, ilAmyTran1.1, whole genome shotgun sequence harbors:
- the LOC106142116 gene encoding rRNA 2'-O-methyltransferase fibrillarin, whose translation is MGKPDFNGGGRGGGGGRGGGRGGGRGGGRGGFGGGGGRGGFGGGRGGAGGGKFEKRGGGGRGFGGRGGGGRGRGGPPKRGGFKGGKQVIIEPHRHAGVFIARGKEDALVTKNLVPGSEVYGEKRISVENEGEKVEYRVWNPFRSKLAAAIMGGVDAIHMPPGSRVLYLGAASGTTVSHVSDIVGPEGLVYAVEFSHRSGRDLINVAKKRTNIIPIIEDARHPLKYRMLVGMVDTIFADVAQPDQARIVSLNAQHFLKNGGHFVISIKASCIDSTAQPEAVFAAEVKKLQADKLKPQEQLTLEPYERDHAVVVGVFRPPPKKA